From the genome of Armatimonadota bacterium:
TGACCGCGGCCTGCGCGGTCCGTTTGCCGCTCCGCGTCTGCAGTATCCACAGGCGGCCGCGCTCGATCGTGAACTCGAGGTCCTGCACCTCCCTGTAGTGCCGCTCGAGCATCTCGCAGACACCCAGGAACTCCTCGTAGGCCCGCGGAAGGTCCTTGGCCAGCTCGGCGATCGGCTTGGGGTTGCGGATGCCCGCGACCACGTCCTCGCCCTGCGCATTTATCAGGTACTCGCCGAAAACGCCCCGGCTTCCGGTTGCCGGGTTGCGGGTGAACGCCACGCCGGTCCCGGAGTCGGAGCCCATGTTGCCGAAGACCATGGCCTGCACGTTCACGGCCGTACCCAGGTCGTGGGAGATCCCGTGGAAGTTGCGGTAGTCAATCGCCCGCTTGCCCTGCCAGGAGTCGAACACCGCCAGGATCGCCATCCGGAGTTGCTCGCGCGGATCCTGCGGGAACTCGGTGCCATGCTCGGACTTTATCAGGCGGCGGAAAGCATCGGCGATGCCGCGGAGGTCCTCCGCCCCAAGGGCCGTATCCTCAGCCACTCGCCTGCGCGCCTTGGCGCGTTGGATTATGTGCTCGAACTTCTCGCCCGGGATACCCAGGACGGTCTTGCCGAACATCTGGATGAGCCGGCGGTAGGCGTCGCGGACGAACCGTTCGTTACCCGTCAGCCGGATCAAGCCATCCAGGGTTCTGTCGTTGAGGCCCAGGTTGAGGACCGTGTCCATCATGCCGGGCATGCTGAAAAGCGCGCCCGACCGCACCGAAACTAGCAACGGGTTAGAGGGATCTCCAAAGCGCTTGCCCAGCTTCTCCTCGAGGGCGCCCATCTGCGCCCATACCTCGTCGAGAAGCCCTGCAGGGATCTTCCGCCCCGTCCGCATGTACTCCACGCAGGCCTTTGTGTTGATGGTGAACCCGGGCGGAACCGGCAGCCCCACGCGACACATCTCGGCCAGCCCCGCGCCCTTGCCGCCCAGCAACTCGCGCATCGAAGCGTCGCCTTCCTCGAAGAGCTGCGTCCACCGAAACCCGGTGGCCGCGGCCTTACTTGCTGCTGCCATCTACCCTCACTCCCTTCTAGATCACGAGCAGGCTGAAGTCGGCGATCCTCCTGAAGCTGCCGGACACCCTTTCAAGCAGGGCCAGGCGGTTCTCGCGGAGCACCGGATCGGGCGCGTTCACGAGCACCTTGTCGAAGAAAGCGTCTATTGGATCTGCCAGGGCAGCGATCTCCGCCAGGGCAAGCGTGTAGTGCTTGGAATCCGCGGCCTCCGTCAGCCTTGGATGAATCCTGCGCCAGGCACCGTGGAGCTCGATCTCCGCCGGCTCGACGAGGAGCTCCTCCCGAAACGCCATTGGAACACGCGCGCCGGCGCTTTCGGCGTCAAAGACGTGCCCGGCCTGGATCAGGATGCGGTGTACCCTCAGGTAGCCCGTGGCCAGCAGCGACATCGCGGGCTGCGAGCGGAACTCGTGCAGGGAGCGTGCCCGGGCGATGAGATCAGGAACGTCATCGGCGCCCACCGCGGCCACCGCGTTGATGGTATCGTAGGCGATTCCATCGTCGGCCAGCATGCCCTGGAGCCGTGCTCGCACGATCCTGAGGCAGGTCTCCACGGCCTGACCGCGGGCCTCATCCGGCGCGTCGAACGTCAGGACGGCCTGGTCGAAGAGCCGTCGCAGGGAGATCGGAAGCCCCACCTCCCGGAGGACGGCCGCGAGCCCGGCCGCGGCCCGCCGAAGGCCGTGGGGATCCTGGGAACCGCTGGGCTCGAGCCCGGCCAGTACGGCACCGGCCAGCAGCACCGCGCGGTCGGTCACCGAGAGCAGCGCCCCGGGTAGCGTGCGCGGCAGGTCCGCACCCGCGGCCCTTGGATCGTAGTGCTCCAGGATGGCAGCCGCGACTCCTGCGGTCTCGCCCCTCTCCTTCGCGTAGATGCCCCCGATAGTGCCCTGCAGCTCCGGAAACTCCCGCACGAGGGACGTTGTCAGATCGGCCTTGCACAGCTCCGCGGCGCGATCCAGCGTGCGGCGGTCGCTCTCCGAGACGCCGGCGGCGCCAGCCAGCCATCCGGCGAGGCGGCGCACCCGTGTCACGTGATCGGCCACCGTACCCAGCCCTGCGATGTGGGCGACGCGGGCCAGCGCCTCGTTCCACTGCCCGAAGCCACCTCTGCGGTCTTCCTCAAGGAAGAACCGTGCGTCCTGGAGCCGTGCCTTCACCACCCACTCGTGGCCGGTGCGCACCGTGTCCAGGTGGGAGTTCCCACCGTCCCGAACCGCGACGAACGCAGGCATCAGTGTGCCCGAGCCATCCACAATGCCGAAACACTTCTGATGGTGCTGCAGTGTCACCAGGACAACTACGGGCGGCAACGCGGCAACAAGAGTCGGCTCAAACGTCCCAAGCACCGGGGTGGGATGCTCGGTGGACCACACCAGCTCCTCGAGGAGCGCCGGATCAAGCACGGGCCGGCCGCCGATGCGCTCGGCCAACGCTGCGGCGCCGTCGGCTATGCGGGCGCGCCGCTCCTGTTCGGACAGCACGATGTGCGCCTGGCCCACGACGTCTTCGTATACGGCCGCCTCCGTGATGGTTGCTGGCCCAGGAGAGAGAAAGCGGTGCCCGATGGTGCGCCGTCCCGCCCGGATGCCGGCGATCTCCAGCGGGATGACCCTTCCGTCCAAGAGGGCGGCCACCCACCTTATGGGACGGCCGAAGCGGAATCCGTGTGCCGCCCACCGCATCGTCTTGGGAAACGATAGACCCGCCACCAGGCGCGGCAGCAGTTCGCCAAGGACATCCGGGGCCGGGCGTCCGGCCTCCTGCACCTCGGCGACCACGTACCGGCCGCCCTCGATCTCAAGCACCCTTAGTGATTCTGCTGGAACTCCCTGAGACTTTGCGAATCCCTGTGCCGCCTGTGTGGGCTGGCCTGCCGCATCGTACGCAACCCTGGCCGCGGGGCCTCGTACCTGGGCGACGAGGTCTCGCTGCCAGGAGCTCAGGCCGTCTACGGTCAGCACCAGCCGGCGCAGCGTACCGGTGGCTTGTACCCGCCCGGCATCCAGCCGCGCTTCCTCCAGCGCGGCCGTCGCGCCGCGCTGGAGCTGCTCCAGCGCAGGACGCACCGCCGCCGGCGGAAGCTCCTCGGTCCCGATCTCCAGGAGAAGCCGGGCTGTGGAAGGCCGCGCCAGGGTGGATCGCTTAGCCACCTCGCGACTCCTCTGAGTCTGCCGCCGTGAGCAGCCGTAGATAGGCGGAGGCGCATGCCCGGGCCAGCGCGCGCGTCCGGCTCATCAGCTCGACTCGCTGGGCCACACCAATCGCGCCCCGGGAGCCGAGCAGGTTGAAGAGATGGGAGCACTTGAGCACCGCGTCGTACGCCGGCAGGACCAACGGGATCTCGAGCAGACGGCGGGCATCGGCCTCGTGCGCCTCGAACAGGGCGCGCAGCGTCGTGGGATCCCCGTGCTCGAACCCGTACGCCGAGTGCTGCCGTTCCTCCTCGCGGCGAAGCGACCCGTAGGTCACGCCTGGAGCCCAGACAAGATCGAAGACGGATGCCTTGCGCTGTAGGAACATGGCCAGCCGTTCCAGGCCGTAGGTCAGCTCGACCGAGATGACATCCAGGTCGAGCCCTCCCATCTGCTGGAAGTAGGTGAACTGCGTGATCTCCTGCCCGTCCAGAAACACCTGCCAGCCAACACCCCACGCGCCCAGCGTGGGGGCCTCCCAGTCGTCTTCGAGGAAGCGAACATCGTGATGGTCGAGCCGCAGACCCAGCCGCTCCAGACTGGCCAGGTAAAGCGTCTGGACCCGATCGGGCGCGGGCTTGAGGATCACCTGGTACTGGTAGTGCTTGTACAACCGGTTGGGGTTCTCGCCGTAGCGTCCGTCCGCGGGCCGCCGGCTGGGCTGAACGTACGCCACCCGCCAGGGTCGGGGCCCCAGGGTGCGGAGGAACGTGGCCGGATGCAGCGTGCCGGCGCCTACCTCAACATCGTACGCTTCCTCCAGCACGCAGCCCTCCCGTGCCCAGAACCGATCCAGAGCGAGGGTCATCTCCTGGAAGTTGAGCGCCTGCGTGCGCTTGGCCATTGGCATGCACAGAAAGGGAGCCCCGTCTCAGGGACGGAGGCTCCGCGGTTCCACCCTGATTCCCTCGGCGGCCTGATGCCCCGGGCGCGGCTGATTGGAATACTCCGCCATTTTATCAACCGCGCTGTATCGGGTCAACGCACCTAGCCGATGCCCAGCGGCTCCTCTTCACGAGAGCACCGGCGAATTGAGGGAACCGGGAGGGCCGAAACCACAGCGGCTGCGGCGAACGCCACAAGCCCGGCAACTGCCCATGACACGGGCAACTCGATCACGTCCGACTCCGTCTTGAGGCGCACGACGGACGCTGCCCCGGGCTGGACCACGCCGCGGGCTTCGGCCAGGGCGGCGCCCAGGTCAATGATCGCCCGCCGCGCCCGGTCGAGATCAATGTCCATGCGGATACCTCCTCTCTACTGGGTCGCTCAACCACGCTGACTATACCACAGAGAGCGCTCGGACGACCGCGGGAGATCGCAATCGGGTCTCCCAGCACGTCTCCGCGTAGCCAAACAGTAACCCGGCCACGGCCGACCGCACCGCGGACGCGGGCGCCAGGCGGCGGACCGCAGGCGGCCGCGCATCCAGCAGGAACCGCAGGAGGGCGAGCGCGGCCGGGGCCACAGGGATCGCCCGCGGATCCGTGGACGCGCAGGTCGCGTGCACGCACCCGCCCAGCGCGCTGCTCCAGACGGCGGCTCCGCGCAGGCGCTGGCCACAGGCCGGGCAGCGACTCACCGTGGGGCGGTGGCCCGTCAGCGCGAGCAACCTGGCGGCAAACCACAGGCCCGCGCACTCGTGGCCGCCTTCCAGCAGGGTCAGGGCATCGCGCAGCAACCCGTAGACCTCGGGGTGCGGATTCCGCTCCGCAAGGGCGCGGTCCGCCATCTCCAGCACCACGGCCACGGATCCCATGCGCTCGAGGTCGTTCCGAAGAGCGACATGGGCGTCGAGCACCTCCACCTGGGAGACCACGTCGAGCGTGCGGCCTTCCGCCACCAGCGCGCGAAATCGAGTCGGAGGTTCCAGGCGGCCGCCCAGCCGGCTGCGCGGACGCCGCGCTCCCCTGGCGGCGAGCACCAGCTTGCCCCTGTCCCGGGAAAGAACCGTGACGAGCCGGTCCGCCTCCCCCAGGTTGCGACGGCGCAGGACAACGGCCTCTATCTTGTAAAGGCCCATGCCTCAGAAGCTCTTGACGAGCAGTATCACGGTCAACAGCACTAGCAGCGTGGTAGTCGTGCCGGCGATGAGGTTGGCGCCAGCGCCGTTTACCCGGCTCCCCATGAGGCGCCGGTCGTTTACGAGGCGCAGGATGATCACGAGCACCGCCGGCAAGAGGATGCCGTTGAGCGCCTGCGACGCGATCATTACCGGAACGAGGGGCAGTCCCGGCCAAAGGACGACGAGCGCGCCGCCGGCCAGCACCGCGAGGAACAGGCCGTAGAATATGGGCGCCTGTGAAAAGGAGCGATCCAGTCCGGCCTCCCACCCGAAGGCCTCGCACACCGCATAGGCGGTGGACAACGGAATGATCGCAACCGAGAAGACGGCGGCATTGAGAAGACCCAGGGCAAACAGTAGGGAAGCGTACTCACCGGCCAGCGGCGCCAGCGCGCGCGCGGCGTCCTCGGCCTGTTCTACCTGGATGCCGTGGGGGAAGAGCGTGGCAGCCGTGGCGACGATTATCGAGCCCGCGACCAGCACGGTGATTAGCGCACCCAGCGTCAGGTCCACGCGCTCCAGCCGGAGATCGTCCGCGGTCAACCCCTTGTCCACCACCGATGCCTGATGGTAGAACTGCATCCACGGCGCTATGGTCGTGCCTATCAAGGCGACCAGCAAGAAGGCATAGTCGGGCTCGGGCCTCCAGGCGGGCACCACCGCGGAGCGCAGCGCCACGCCCCAGTCGGGGCGGGCCAGCACCGCGGAGACGGCGTACAGCAAGTACATGGCCGACGCGCCCAGGAATATGCGCTCCACCAGCCGGTAGCCTCCGCGCAGCACAAGGACGGCCACCGCCACGGTCACGATCGGGACGCCGACCATGCGCGGCAGCCGGAAGATCTCAAGGCTGCCAGCCACGCCCGCGAAGTTTCCTATCGTGTTGGCCGCGTTCGCCAGCAACAGCGAGCCCATGATCGCCGCGGCCGCGCGAACCCCAAACTGCTCGCGTATCAGGTCGGCCAGTCCCATGCCGGTCACCGCGCCCATGCGCGCGGCCATCTCCTGGACCACTATCAGGGCGATCAGGGCAACCGGAAGGGACCAGAGCAGGGCGTATCCGAAGTGGGCCCCGGCGGTCGAGTACGTGGCGATGCCGTTGGCATCGTTGTCCACGGCCGCGGTTATGATCCCGGGACCCGCCACCGTGAGGAACAGCGCCAGGCCCATCCAGCGCCGTCTGAGCCAGAGCAAGCCCGCCTACCCCCGCCGAAGCCTTCTGAGCCGTTCCAGGCGTCGCGGCATTCGCCCGCCCAGGCGCTCGGCCAGGAGATCCATGATGTCGTCCACCAGAACGGTGCCGAGGAGGCGGTCCTCGGTGTCCACCACCGGTACTGCCAGGAGATCGTACTTGATCAGCAGCGCCGCGGCCGCCTCGTCGCTCTCGTCGGAGCGCACGGCTATCACCTCACGTGAGGTGATCTCGACCACAGGGGTCTGCGGGTCCGCGATAAGTAGTCCCCTCAGCGAGAGGACACCGGCCAACCTTCCGGCGGCGTCAACCACGTACATGTAGTAGATGGACTCAGCGTCAGGGGCCACCTCGCGGAGGTGGGCAATCGCCTGCCCCGCTGAGAAGGAGTCCGGTATGGCGATGAAGTTGGGCGTCATGCGCCCGCCAGCCGAAGTCGGCGGGTAGGCGAGCAGCCGGGTGACCTCTGCACCGGCCTCGGGCTCCATACGGACGATCAGGTCCGAGGCGGTCTCCGCCGGAAGCTCGGCCAGTACGTCCGCGGCCTCGTCGGGCTCCATCTCCTCTAGGATGTCCGAGGCCCGCTCCGCCGGTAGCGACCGCAGGATGTTGGCCTGTACCTCTGGCTCGGCCGCTTCGAGCACCTCGGCCGCGTCCTCCTGGCTCAGGGCGGACATGACCTCCATGCGCTCTTCCCTGTCCATCTCTGTGAGCAGCTCTGCGAGATCGGCCGGGTGGATTGCCTCCAGGCGTTCCCTGGAGATGTGCAGCTTCAGGGGTGTAACCGGCCCGCCCAGCGCGGCCACGACGGTCCACGGCAAGGCCTGGTCGGCGAGCGGGCGCCCCAGCCGGCGCATCACGGAGCGGACAGCGCTCTCGGCGCCCAGGCGGCGCAGAAGACCGCTCAGCCCCACGTCCACGCCGGTCAGGTAGAGCTCACCATCGCCAGAGGTGAGAAACAGGTCGTTGACCTTCACGATCCGTAGGCCGTGGGTGTCCACAACCTGCTTGTCCAGCAGGGCTTCCCTCAAGGGGATCTCGTCGGGTTGCAGGGGGCGCGGGCTGAGGGCGGCCCGTACCGCGGCCAACGTGATCGTGGGTTCCAGTCCGCGGACCGCGCTCCAGGGAATCAGCGCGACGCGAGGGCGATCTACATCAAGCAGCAGGCCGACAATGCGCGGGCGTGTCGGATGTACCTCTGCGGCCAAGTCTGCCAGGCGCCCAAGCACGAAGCCGTCGGCATCCTGCACCCGCCTGCCCAGCAAGCGGCTGAAGGGCATGGATGTGACGTGCAAGGGGAGGCTCCTGCGTGGCTTCGTCTGCGCTCATGGAACACCCCACTCGGCCTTTGACTAAATATACGGGCAGCCGTAGAGGATCGTCAAGAAAGGGCGACCGCGCTTCGCACGCGGACAGCGGGCTACCGAGGGCCGAGGTGGGAGGAATCGAAGGGGATGCTCAGCAGGTCGTCCAGGTGGAAGACCCGGGGTGCGCCTCTGGGCCCGGCCACGATAACCTCCCGGACCCCAAACTCGTGCATCACCTGCCGGCAGGCACCGCAGGGCATGGCAGCCCGGGCGTCCGTGACGACGGCCACCGCGCGCATCCTGCGGTGCCCCTCGGCAATCGCCCGGTGGATCGCGACGCGCTCGGCGCACAGTGACAGCCCGTACGACGCGTTCTCCACGTTGCAACCCGAGATCACCGCCCCGGACGCGGTCAGTACCGAGGCACCCACGGCGTAGCGAGAGTAGGGCGAGTAGGCGCGCCGGCGGGCCGCCCGCGCAGCGCGCACCATCTCCCTGAGCACGGGCCCCGATGGACCCCGCGGGCCCGGCCGGGACTTTGACCGGCTCACTCGAACCTGCCCTCGGGGGGGCTGGCGTTCGCGGCATAGGGCGGGGTAACGATGCCCGCTGAGACAACAAGCTTCAGCGCGTCCTCCACGCTCATCTCCAGGGGCGTGACCTGGTTCTCGGGCACCAGGCAGAGGAAACCCGTTGTGGGGTTCGGCGTGGTGACCACGAAGACGTTGATCACGCGCTGGGCCGTCTTCTCCTGCGCCTCGCCTCGCGTTTCGCCGGTGACGAACCCGATCGTGTAGATGCCTTGACGCGGCCATTCCACCAGCACGGCCTGCCGGAACGCCCCGCGTTTCTGCAGCAGGAGCGCGTCACTGATCTGCTTGGTGGCCGAGTAGACGGTCCTGGCCAGTGGTATCCGCATCATGAACCCATCGAACACCCGCACGATGCGGCTCCCGATGATGTTGCTGGCCAGCGTGCCCGTCACGAGGATCAGCAGGATCCCTGCCACCAGGCCCAGCCCCGGGATCCGAGTCCCAAACAGATAGGTGAAGACCGGACCCAGCAGGCTGTCGAGGAAGCGGAAGAGGGCCAGCAGGACAAACACGGTGACGCCCGCGGGCAGAACCACCAGGAGTCCCGCAACCAGGTGCCTCTGAAAGTGGTGTCGCATCAATCTTCGGGCTCTGCGCTGGGAGCGATCCTTGTGATCCTGACCTGCTCGATGCGGTGGCCATCCACGCGCTCGACCCTGAGTTCCACGCCGTCAAACGTGACCCGCTCTCCCTGCGTAGGCATGTGCCCGAGCAGGCTGTACACGAATCCGCCCAGAGAGTCCACCTCGCCCACGGGCAACTCCAAGTCGAGCGCGGCGTTGACCTCTTCGATGTGCAGGCGACCGTCCACCAGCGCCACGCCGTCGCTGTGCACGGTGATCGGCGCCTCCTCCTTGTCGTACTCGTCCCGGATCGGCCCCACGATCTCCTCTAGGAGGTCCTCTATGGTGACCAGCCCGGCCGTGCCCCCGTACTCGTCCACCGCGATCGCCATGTGCACCTGCTCTCGGCGCATCTCGCGGAACAGATCATCCAGCCGCTTGCTGTCAGGAACGAAGTAGGCCGGCCGCGTGAAATCGCGCACTGTTCCTTCCAGGCGACCGTCCTTGAATCCCGAGAGCAGGTCCTTCACGTGCACCAGGCCGACGATGTGATCCACGGTATCGTGGTAGACCGGGACCCGCGAGTGTGCGTGAGTGCGGACGACGTCCAGGATCGCCTCGATCGGGTCATCGGCCTCGACACAAACCATGTCCACGCGCGGTACCATCACCTCACGCACGACGGTGTCACCGAGCTCGATGATAGAGTGGATCATCTCGCTCTCGTCCTGCTCGAGGACCCCCTGCTCCTCTCCCATGCGGACCAGGATCTGGATCTCTTCCTCGGTCACCATCGGCGCGTCGGGACGCACGCGCCCTCCCAGCGGCCGTGCCAGTACGTTCGTCAGGAACGACAGGACGCGGTTGACCGGCGCGAGCAGCGCCGAGAACCATGCGACCGGGCGGGCGGCCAGCAGGGAGAACCGATCGGCGTGATGGGCCGCGATAGTCTTGGGGGTGATCTCTGCGAACAACAGCACCGCCAGCGTGACAGCGGCGAAGGCGTAGACCGGGCCACGTTCCGGCCCCAGCCACCTGACCAGGGCGGTTGTGGCGACGACCGCCGTTGCCATGTTGACTATGTTGTTGCCTATCAGAAGGGTCGAGAGGAGCCGGGCTGGATTGTCCAGCAGGCCCAGCGCGGCCCTGGCCCGGGAGTTGCCATCCTCCTTGAGGTGACGCAGTTTGAGGCGGTTGGCCGCAAACAGAGCCGTCTCGGATCCCGAGAAGAAGGCCGAGAGGAGAAGCAGAAGGCCCAGGAGCAGCAGTTCGATCGCATAACTTGACGCGTCCAAGGGAAGTTGTGCCTGCCTTTTTGGCCGGGCGGCAGCCGGATCTCCTAGATTATATCACAGACCTACCGCCGCGAACCGGCCTGCCAGAGGGCCAGGGTCGCGCAGGTCAGCACACCAAGCAGCACAACCACCCGGCCGGCGAATAGGGCGTCGGCCCTTCCCATCCCGACCGCGGTCGCCACGGGTGGCCCCAGGGTGACCACGCCCACGATCGCGGCGCCTATCGCGGCAACCAGCACGGCCGCCGCGCTCATGTCCTTCGCCCGCCCGCCCAGTGAATCGTGCCGGCCGCCGACGTGCATGTCCACCACCGCCTCCACCGCGGTGTTCAACAGCTCGACGGCCATCACGCCGGCCATCGCGACGATGAGAACGGTGGTCTCCGCGGCCGGCAGCTCCAGCCACATCACAGCGGCAGACACCGCGCACGCGATGAGAACGTGAATCCGCATGGTCCGTTGGGAGTTCATGGCCGCTACCAGCCCGCGGCCCGCGTACTCGAAGCTCTGCCACAGTGTGTGCCGCATGTTTCAACCCTACCCTCCTGATCCGAAGATCCGCTCCAGGATCTTTCGCTCGAGCGCCCGCATCACTCCGGCGTCTCGCACCGCGTGGTCGTCGTAGCCACGCAGATGGAGAAGGCCGTGCACCAACAGCAGCACCACCTCACGGCGAACCGACCAGCCGGCGTCGCGCGCCTGGGCACGGGCCCGTTCCACAGAGATCACTATCTCCCCAAGCAAGGGGCCGCGCAGGCCCGGCTCTGCTGAATGAGTCCGCGCCGCCGGGGAGGCCGGCTCACCCGGGAATGCCAGCACGTCGGTAGGTCCCCGGTGACCCAGGAACCGGCGGTTGAGCCGGCCGATTGTGGCGTCGTCCACGAGGGCGATCTCAATCTCTGCCCTGCGGGGGCACCGGGTGGCCCTCATCGCCGTCAGGGCCGCCCCCCTGAGCAGGCCTAGGGGAATTGAGTGCCGGACGCCCGCCGCCGCGATGTGGACGCGCATCAAACCACCTCAGCGCGCCTTGGCCGGGCGGTCGCGGCGTCGCCGTGCGAGTTCCCCCTCGAGATCAGGGTACTCCAGGCGCGGGTGCAGCACCCCTGCCAGAATCCGCGCGAACGCAGAGGCGGTCCGGCCCAGGTCGCGAAAGGTCAGGCCGCACTCGTCGAGCTGGCCGTCCTCCAGCTTGTCTCGGATGATCCTGCGCACCACGTCCTCCAGCCGGTCCGGGGTGGGCCGGTTGAGAGACCGGACTGCCGCCTCCGCGGCATCGGCCAGCATCACGACACCCGCCTCTGGAGTCTGCGGCTTGGGTCCCTCGTACCGAAACGCGAACTCGTCCAGGGGATCTCCGCGTTCCAGGGCCTGGTGGTAGAAGTACGTCAGCAGCGCTGTGCCGTGGTGCTGGGGGATGAAGTCGGCCACCGGCTGGGGAAGCCCGTACTCGCGCGCGAGGTCTATCCCGTCCCGGACGTGGGCACTGACCGTGAGCGCCGACAGGCTCGGCGTCATCTTGTCGTGTGGGTTATCTATGCCGACCTGGTTCTCCACGAAGAACGCGGGTCGGCGGAGCTTGCCGATGTCGTGGTAGTAGGTGCCCACGCGGGCCAACAGCGCGTCGGCACCCACGGCCTCGGCCGCGGCCTCGGCCATGTTGGCCACCATGATGCTGTGGTGGTATGTCCCGGGTGCCTCCAGTTGGAGGCGCCGGAGCAATGGGTGCGCCGGGCTGGCCAGCTCCAGGAGCTTGATCGGGGTGATCAATCCAAAGAGCTGCTCCAGGAAGGGAAGGACCCCAACGGCGACGACCGCCGCGAGCAATCCGCTGCCGAAGGCGTAGGCGGCGTTGGTCGCGATGGCAGGGTAGATGGGCAGACCCTCCAGCAGCCCTGTGGCCAGCGCCGCGATCGCGCTGGCCGCGCCCACGAGCAGCCCGGCAGCGCCGAAGTCCGACCGGTGGTTGACCTGACGGCAGGCAAAGACGCCGACCAAGCCGCCGATGAAGACAACCACAACCGTCGGGAACTGCTGCTCGGCGGCTAGGCCAACCAGGATGGCGAAGGCAGCGGACGAGAACAGGGCCGGCCTGGGACGCAGCAGTATGGACAGCAGCATTGCCCCTGCCGGCGCTGGAGCCAGATAGTTGCTGAAACGCGGCGCACCGAAGACCTGCGCAAGGCCCAGCGTGCCTATCGCCACCAGGCTCCAGAGGACCAGGAGCCGGTCGGCTTCCCAGATCTCGCGCTGGTGCT
Proteins encoded in this window:
- the ybeY gene encoding rRNA maturation RNase YbeY, encoding MRVHIAAAGVRHSIPLGLLRGAALTAMRATRCPRRAEIEIALVDDATIGRLNRRFLGHRGPTDVLAFPGEPASPAARTHSAEPGLRGPLLGEIVISVERARAQARDAGWSVRREVVLLLVHGLLHLRGYDDHAVRDAGVMRALERKILERIFGSGG
- a CDS encoding HDIG domain-containing protein; protein product: MRASSLIRPMWVRRVLLGLVTLFCLVLIIGLDYLPTGISWASVAGATLVVGLVLAVTGVYLWQHQREIWEADRLLVLWSLVAIGTLGLAQVFGAPRFSNYLAPAPAGAMLLSILLRPRPALFSSAAFAILVGLAAEQQFPTVVVVFIGGLVGVFACRQVNHRSDFGAAGLLVGAASAIAALATGLLEGLPIYPAIATNAAYAFGSGLLAAVVAVGVLPFLEQLFGLITPIKLLELASPAHPLLRRLQLEAPGTYHHSIMVANMAEAAAEAVGADALLARVGTYYHDIGKLRRPAFFVENQVGIDNPHDKMTPSLSALTVSAHVRDGIDLAREYGLPQPVADFIPQHHGTALLTYFYHQALERGDPLDEFAFRYEGPKPQTPEAGVVMLADAAEAAVRSLNRPTPDRLEDVVRRIIRDKLEDGQLDECGLTFRDLGRTASAFARILAGVLHPRLEYPDLEGELARRRRDRPAKAR